The Prunus persica cultivar Lovell chromosome G8, Prunus_persica_NCBIv2, whole genome shotgun sequence genome includes a region encoding these proteins:
- the LOC18767574 gene encoding homocysteine S-methyltransferase 2, with protein MGSVETSSLMRDLLKQAGGVAVVDGGLATELERHGADLNDPLWSAKCILTSPHLIRTVHLDYLEAGADIIITASYQATIQGFEAKGFSTEESEDLLRKSVEIAREARDIYYDRCTEGASGDSGNGRILKRRKILVAASVGSYGAYLADGSEYSGDYGEAMTLGTLKDFHRRRVRVLAEAGPDLLAFETVPNKLEAQAYAELLEEENMELPAWFSFNSKDGVNVVSGDSLLECAAIAESCKNVVAVGINCTPPRFIHGLLTSITKVATKPIIVYPNSGESYDADRKMWVQNTGVSDEDFVSYVNKWCEVGASLVGGCCRTTPQTIRAIYRTLPNRSTTPPEQ; from the exons ATGGGCAGCGTCGAAACGTCGTCGTTGATGAGGGACTTGCTCAAGCAGGCCGGCGGCGTGGCGGTGGTTGATGGTGGGCTTGCCACCGAGCTCGAACGCCACGGCGCTGATCTCAACGATCCCCTCTGGAGCGCTAAATGCATCCTCACTTCCCCTCACCTCATTCGAACG GTTCACCTTGATTACCTTGAAGCTGGTGCAGATATCATAATCACAGCATCTTATCAG GCCACCATTCAAGGTTTTGAGGCCAAAGGCTTTTCCACAGAAGAGAGTGAAGACTTGCTTAGAAAAAGTGTTGAAATTGCCCGTGAGGCACGTGATATCTATTACGACAGATGTACTGAAGGCGCTTCTGGTGACAGTGGAAATGGTAGAATTCTCAAGCGTCGGAAAATCTTAGTTGCAGCATCTGTGGGGAGCTACGGTGCTTATTTGGCTGATGGGTCTGAGTACAG TGGAGATTACGGTGAGGCTATGACACTAGGAACATTAAAAGATTTTCATCGGAGAAGGGTCCGAGTGCTAGCAGAAGCAGGTCCTGACCTACTTGCGTTTGAGACAGTTCCAAATAAGCTTGAAGCTCAG GCTTACGCTGAGcttttggaagaagaaaacatggaACTTCCTGCATGGTTTTCTTTCAACTCTAAAGATGGCGTGAATGTTGTTAGTGGTGATTCTCTCCTTGAATGTGCCGCAATTGCTGAATCATGCAAGAATGTTGTCGCAGTTGGAATAAACTGCACTCCTCCTAGATTTATTCATGGACTGTTAACATCAATTACAAAG GTGGCTACAAAACCGATAATTGTGTACCCCAATAGTGGTGAAAGCTATGATGCTGATAGAAAGATGTGGGTG CAAAATACTGGTGTTTCAGATGAAGATTTTGTCTCATATGTAAACAAATGGTGCGAGGTAGGGGCTTCCCTTGTAGGAGGCTGTTGCAGAACAACCCCACAGACTATCAGAGCCATATACAGGACCCTTCCCAATAGGTCAACAACTCCACCGGAGCAGTAA
- the LOC18766592 gene encoding UPF0690 protein C1orf52 homolog, which translates to MKRTMPWSEDSDSSDSHSESEGDDGVGKRKAGQGQPSKKTASQVISGKRKSKVVDFEALKQYGYKGGPSVLSVPPPKEPEKEPNWSWSTGREDNKEGANGGTKKGNEGEEESYEQRQKTRAALASGEQLEHVLTRNDKKNLSFSQKEKRKRELGQASRGKNYVEEEKRLLRESGVYSGFDT; encoded by the exons ATGAAGAGGACAATGCCATGGAGTGAGGATAGTGATTCATCGGATTCACATTCAGAGTCTGAAGGCGACGATGGAGTTGGCAAGAGAAAAGCTGGGCAAGGCCAACCCTCCAAGAAAACAGCGTCACAAG TGATATCTGGGAAGCGAAAGAGCAAAGTTGTGGACTTTGAGGCATTGAAGCAATATGGGTACAAAGGTGGGCCGTCTGTGCTGAGCGTGCCCCCACCAAAAGAGCCCGAGAAGGAGCCAAACTGGTCTTGGTCTACCGGTAGGGAGGACAATAAGGAGGGTGCTAATGGTGGAACCAAGAAGGgaaatgaaggagaagaagaatctTATGAGCAACGACAGAAGACGAGGGCTGCATTGgcctccggggagcagctagAACATGTGCTAACGCGGAACGACAAGAAAAACCTGTCGTTTTCGCAGaaggaaaagaggaaaagagagcTTGGTCAGGCAAGCAGGGGAAAGAACTatgttgaagaagagaagaggtTGTTGAGGGAGAGTGGTGTTTACTCTGGTTTTGATACTTAA
- the LOC18768237 gene encoding EKC/KEOPS complex subunit bud32, translated as METKAGVDGSLILIKQGAEARVFESSFVGRRSIVKERFSKKYRHPSLDAKLTLKRLNAEARCMTKARRLGVYTPVLYSVDIVLHTLTFEYVEGPSVKDIFLEFGLRNGAVVEERMDDIAMQIGHAIGKLHDGGLIHGDLTTSNMLIRAATNQLVVIDFGLSFTSTLPEDKAVDLYVLERALLSMHSSCGNVMDRILAAYRKSSKQWSSTLNKLAQVRQRGRKRTMVG; from the exons ATGGAAACTAAGGCTGGTGTAGATGGCTCCCTTATTTTGATCAAGCAAGGAGCTGAAGCT aGAGTTTTCGAGTCTAGCTTTGTAGGAAGGAGGTCTATTGTCAAGGAACGCTTCTCAAAGAAATACAGGCACCCATCTTTGGATGCTAAGCTTACACTCAAGCGCCTCAATGCA GAGGCCAGGTGCATGACAAAAGCAAGACGACTTGGTGTCTATACTCCAGTGCTTTACTCTGTAGACATTGTGCTGCATACCCTAACATTTGAATATGTGGAGGGTCCTTCTGTCAAAGATatatttcttgaatttggGTTACGCAATGGCGCTGTTGTTGAAGAACGCATGGATGATATTGCAATGCAGATTGGTCATGCAATTGGAAAACTGCATGATGGTGGTCTCATTCATGGCGACCTGACCACATCTAACATGTTGATTAGAGCTGCTACCAACCAGTTG gTTGTTATTGATTTCGGTCTGAGCTTTACATCAACCCTTCCAGAAGATAAAGCTGTGGATTTGTATGTTTTGGAACGAGCTTTGCTCTCAATGCATTCTTCATGTGGGAATGTG ATGGATCGGATACTTGCTGCTTATCGGAAGTCCTCAAAGCAGTGGTCGTCCACATTAAACAAGTTAGCTCAAG TGAGACAACGAGGCCGAAAGCGCACCATGGTTGGATGA
- the LOC18766647 gene encoding CST complex subunit STN1 has product MDHSLYNTHVKLLAFDLLTLTQTSSSSSSSDPVSFSRNSALLSRAETVGTVTSRDLKPNKFLRFTIDDGTGCVNCILWLNQLSSPYFSRRNPADVRLIAQTAQHFAAEIKLGVVARVRGKITSYRGVTQITALDVVVERDPNVEILHWLDCMRLARKVYNVVPPCK; this is encoded by the coding sequence ATGGATCATTCACTATACAACACCCATGTAAAACTCTTAGCCTTCGACCTCCTCACTCTCACCCAAACCtcatcttcctcctcttcctcagacccaGTTTCCTTCTCTCGCAATAGCGCTCTCCTTTCCCGCGCCGAGACCGTCGGCACCGTCACGTCCCGTGACCTCAAACCCAACAAGTTCCTCCGCTTTACTATCGACGACGGCACCGGCTGCGTCAACTGCATCCTCTGGCTCAACCAGCTCTCTTCCCCCTACTTTTCGCGCCGTAACCCGGCAGATGTTCGACTTATTGCCCAAACGGCGCAGCACTTCGCGGCGGAGATTAAGCTCGGAGTGGTTGCCAGGGTGCGCGGGAAGATCACGAGCTATAGAGGCGTTACGCAGATCACTGCGTTGGATGTTGTCGTTGAGAGGGACCCCAATGTGGAGATTTTGCATTGGTTGGATTGCATGAGGTTGGCGCGAAAAGTTTACAATGTCGTTCCTCCATGCAAATAA